A stretch of Lactuca sativa cultivar Salinas chromosome 6, Lsat_Salinas_v11, whole genome shotgun sequence DNA encodes these proteins:
- the LOC111890592 gene encoding trihelix transcription factor DF1 isoform X2 has translation MMLQGVSPGIGNSGEAAATAVSVQPNETAAASAELASGGGGGGFSEDERGRIEEGGRNSGGNRWPRQETLALLKIRSDMDVAFRDSSLKGPLWDEVSRKLAELGYHRSAKKCKEKFENVYKYHKRTKEGRTSKADGKTYRFFDQLQALEANPTAGSHHQQPLSLPPPQPVLSKPPPQVSTMPNTSTITQILPSVVTPVNISVSHQNNVDPISVAAPAVAMPSMNINHVGGFPFSQLNISASTNSSSSSTSSDDEPPERRRNRKRKWKEFFGRLMKEVIDKQEELQSKFLDTLERRERDRMAREEAWRIQEMAKMKREHDLLVQERSMVAAKDAAVITFLQKITEQNPSTVIPQMPAMQLLQQQQQQNQPPPPLPPPSSVQPPPPMQQQHQQQSQPPPPPPPQVLQQQQQPISPLSAVPLPAPVSLSTPAPPPPVVRNLDNGGGGENMLQPSPSRWPKAEINALIKLRTTLDTKYQESGPKGPLWEEISSAMKKLGYNRNAKRCKEKWENINKYYKKVKESSKKRPEDSKTCPYFHQLDAIYREKATSSNNNNNNNSNPAFAVKPENQMAPIMARPEQQWPLPAVVQEQHHHLQQQHHHHQQQQQQQQQQRHNQQMKTNESTGIEDHQHADDDDDYDEEDEDDDEEEGEGEGEGGEYEIVPNKTSSMAAVE, from the exons ATGATGCTGCAGGGAGTTTCTCCAGGAATTGGAAACTCCGGCGAAGCAGCGGCGACTGCTGTTTCAGTTCAACCCAATGAAACGGCGGCGGCGTCCGCTGAACTTgctagtggtggtggtggcggaggattTAGCGAAGATGAAAGAGGAAGAATTGAAGAAGGTGGTCGGAATTCCGGTGGAAATAGATGGCCAAGACAGGAAACGTTAGCTCTGCTTAAAATCCGGTCGGATATGGATGTCGCTTTTCGTGATTCAAGTCTGAAAGGTCCATTATGGGATGAGGTTTCAAG gaAATTAGCTGAGCTTGGCTATCATCGAAGTGCCAAAAAATGCAAAGAGAAATTCGAGAACGTTTATAAATACCACAAGAGAACCAAAGAAGGTCGAACTTCAAAAGCCGATGGAAAAACTTACAGATTTTTTGATCAATTACAAGCTTTAGAAGCCAACCCCACCGCCGGCAGCCACCACCAACAACCGCTGTCTCTTCCACCTCCTCAGCCGGTTCTCTCCAAACCACCACCACAAGTTTCTACAATGCCGAATACTTCCACAATTACACAAATTCTTCCATCTGTTGTAACTCCGGTAAATATCTCAGTCTCCCATCAAAACAACGTGGATCCAATCTCCGTTGCGGCGCCGGCGGTGGCAATGCCGTCGATGAATATTAATCACGTTGGTGGGTTTCCTTTTTCGCAACTGAATATTTCGGCGTCGACGAATTCGAGTTCTTCATCGACTTCTTCAGACGACGAGCCACCGGAGAGGAGGAGGAATAGGAAGCGGAAATGGAAGGAGTTTTTCGGGAGGTTGATGAAGGAGGTGATTGATAAACAAGAGGAATTACAATCAAAATTTCTTGATACGTTGGAAAGACGTGAACGTGATCGGATGGCGAGAGAGGAAGCATGGCGGATTCAAGAAATGGCGAAAATGAAACGAGAACACGATCTGTTGGTGCAGGAAAGATCCATGGTGGCGGCGAAAGATGCGGCGGTTATCACTTTTTTGCAGAAGATCACGGAACAAAACCCGAGTACTGTCATCCCACAAATGCCAGCTATGCAATtactccaacaacaacaacaacaaaaccaACCGCCTCCGCCGCTTCCACCACCATCGTCAGTACAACCGCCGCCACCAATGCAACAGCAACATCAACAACAATcccagccaccaccaccaccaccaccgcaagtactacaacaacaacaacaaccaattTCTCCGTTATCAG CTGTACCATTACCGGCACCGGTATCTTTATCAACACCCGCTCCGCCACCGCCTGTGGTGAGGAATCTCGATAACGGCGGCGGAGGAGAGAACATGCTACAACCAAGTCCGTCGAGATGGCCGAAAGCTGAAATTAATGCACTGATTAAACTCCGAACGACGCTTGACACGAAATATCAAGAAAGTGGGCCCAAAGGGCCATTATGGGAGGAGATATCGTCGGCGATGAAGAAGCTTGGATACAACCGGAATGCTAAACGATGCAAAGAGAAATGGGAGAACATTAATAAATACTACAAGAAGGTTAAAGAAAGCAGCAAGAAACGACCCGAGGATTCGAAAACTTGCCCGTATTTCCACCAGCTCGACGCCATTTACAGAGAGAAAGCAACCAGCagtaacaacaataataataataatagtaatccAGCGTTCGCCGTTAAACCGGAAAACCAGATGGCTCCGATCATGGCTAGACCGGAACAGCAATGGCCACTTCCGGCGGTGGTTCAAGAACAACACCACCACCTCCAACAACAACATCACCACCACcaacagcagcagcagcaacaacaacaacaacgacataATCAGCAGATGAAGACGAATGAATCTACAGGGATTGAAGATCACCAGCATGCGGATGATGACGACGATTACGACGAAGAAGATGAAGACGACGATGAGGAAGAAGGTGAAGGCGAAGGCGAAGGTGGTGAGTACGAGATTGTTCCAAACAAGACATCATCAATGGCTGCAGTTGAATGA
- the LOC111890592 gene encoding trihelix transcription factor DF1 isoform X1, with amino-acid sequence MMLQGVSPGIGNSGEAAATAVSVQPNETAAASAELASGGGGGGFSEDERGRIEEGGRNSGGNRWPRQETLALLKIRSDMDVAFRDSSLKGPLWDEVSRKLAELGYHRSAKKCKEKFENVYKYHKRTKEGRTSKADGKTYRFFDQLQALEANPTAGSHHQQPLSLPPPQPVLSKPPPQVSTMPNTSTITQILPSVVTPVNISVSHQNNVDPISVAAPAVAMPSMNINHVGGFPFSQLNISASTNSSSSSTSSDDEPPERRRNRKRKWKEFFGRLMKEVIDKQEELQSKFLDTLERRERDRMAREEAWRIQEMAKMKREHDLLVQERSMVAAKDAAVITFLQKITEQNPSTVIPQMPAMQLLQQQQQQNQPPPPLPPPSSVQPPPPMQQQHQQQSQPPPPPPPQVLQQQQQPISPLSAAVPLPAPVSLSTPAPPPPVVRNLDNGGGGENMLQPSPSRWPKAEINALIKLRTTLDTKYQESGPKGPLWEEISSAMKKLGYNRNAKRCKEKWENINKYYKKVKESSKKRPEDSKTCPYFHQLDAIYREKATSSNNNNNNNSNPAFAVKPENQMAPIMARPEQQWPLPAVVQEQHHHLQQQHHHHQQQQQQQQQQRHNQQMKTNESTGIEDHQHADDDDDYDEEDEDDDEEEGEGEGEGGEYEIVPNKTSSMAAVE; translated from the exons ATGATGCTGCAGGGAGTTTCTCCAGGAATTGGAAACTCCGGCGAAGCAGCGGCGACTGCTGTTTCAGTTCAACCCAATGAAACGGCGGCGGCGTCCGCTGAACTTgctagtggtggtggtggcggaggattTAGCGAAGATGAAAGAGGAAGAATTGAAGAAGGTGGTCGGAATTCCGGTGGAAATAGATGGCCAAGACAGGAAACGTTAGCTCTGCTTAAAATCCGGTCGGATATGGATGTCGCTTTTCGTGATTCAAGTCTGAAAGGTCCATTATGGGATGAGGTTTCAAG gaAATTAGCTGAGCTTGGCTATCATCGAAGTGCCAAAAAATGCAAAGAGAAATTCGAGAACGTTTATAAATACCACAAGAGAACCAAAGAAGGTCGAACTTCAAAAGCCGATGGAAAAACTTACAGATTTTTTGATCAATTACAAGCTTTAGAAGCCAACCCCACCGCCGGCAGCCACCACCAACAACCGCTGTCTCTTCCACCTCCTCAGCCGGTTCTCTCCAAACCACCACCACAAGTTTCTACAATGCCGAATACTTCCACAATTACACAAATTCTTCCATCTGTTGTAACTCCGGTAAATATCTCAGTCTCCCATCAAAACAACGTGGATCCAATCTCCGTTGCGGCGCCGGCGGTGGCAATGCCGTCGATGAATATTAATCACGTTGGTGGGTTTCCTTTTTCGCAACTGAATATTTCGGCGTCGACGAATTCGAGTTCTTCATCGACTTCTTCAGACGACGAGCCACCGGAGAGGAGGAGGAATAGGAAGCGGAAATGGAAGGAGTTTTTCGGGAGGTTGATGAAGGAGGTGATTGATAAACAAGAGGAATTACAATCAAAATTTCTTGATACGTTGGAAAGACGTGAACGTGATCGGATGGCGAGAGAGGAAGCATGGCGGATTCAAGAAATGGCGAAAATGAAACGAGAACACGATCTGTTGGTGCAGGAAAGATCCATGGTGGCGGCGAAAGATGCGGCGGTTATCACTTTTTTGCAGAAGATCACGGAACAAAACCCGAGTACTGTCATCCCACAAATGCCAGCTATGCAATtactccaacaacaacaacaacaaaaccaACCGCCTCCGCCGCTTCCACCACCATCGTCAGTACAACCGCCGCCACCAATGCAACAGCAACATCAACAACAATcccagccaccaccaccaccaccaccgcaagtactacaacaacaacaacaaccaattTCTCCGTTATCAG CAGCTGTACCATTACCGGCACCGGTATCTTTATCAACACCCGCTCCGCCACCGCCTGTGGTGAGGAATCTCGATAACGGCGGCGGAGGAGAGAACATGCTACAACCAAGTCCGTCGAGATGGCCGAAAGCTGAAATTAATGCACTGATTAAACTCCGAACGACGCTTGACACGAAATATCAAGAAAGTGGGCCCAAAGGGCCATTATGGGAGGAGATATCGTCGGCGATGAAGAAGCTTGGATACAACCGGAATGCTAAACGATGCAAAGAGAAATGGGAGAACATTAATAAATACTACAAGAAGGTTAAAGAAAGCAGCAAGAAACGACCCGAGGATTCGAAAACTTGCCCGTATTTCCACCAGCTCGACGCCATTTACAGAGAGAAAGCAACCAGCagtaacaacaataataataataatagtaatccAGCGTTCGCCGTTAAACCGGAAAACCAGATGGCTCCGATCATGGCTAGACCGGAACAGCAATGGCCACTTCCGGCGGTGGTTCAAGAACAACACCACCACCTCCAACAACAACATCACCACCACcaacagcagcagcagcaacaacaacaacaacgacataATCAGCAGATGAAGACGAATGAATCTACAGGGATTGAAGATCACCAGCATGCGGATGATGACGACGATTACGACGAAGAAGATGAAGACGACGATGAGGAAGAAGGTGAAGGCGAAGGCGAAGGTGGTGAGTACGAGATTGTTCCAAACAAGACATCATCAATGGCTGCAGTTGAATGA